In Carassius gibelio isolate Cgi1373 ecotype wild population from Czech Republic chromosome B2, carGib1.2-hapl.c, whole genome shotgun sequence, a single genomic region encodes these proteins:
- the LOC127950858 gene encoding ras-related protein Rab-12, which produces MESGYGVQRRAGGGSPAVGASQRRRKMPPRAADYKLQVIIIGSRGVGKTSLMERFTDDTFCEACKSTVGVDFKIKTVELRGKKIRLQIWDTAGQERFNSITSAYYRGAKGIVLVYDITKQETFEDLPKWMRMIDKYASEDAELLLVGNKLDCESDRAISRQQAERFASRISGMRFCEASAKDNFNVDEIFLKLVDDILSKMPLEVPSKVLSNSVLSLQPEPEIPPELPPPRMRCC; this is translated from the exons ATGGAGTCAGGGTACGGTGTCCAGCGGAGGGCCGGCGGTGGCTCGCCCGCTGTGGGAGCGTCGCAGCGCCGCAGGAAGATGCCGCCGAGAGCCGCTGATTATAAACTCCAGGTGATCATCATCGGCTCCCGTGGAGTGGGAAAAACCAGCCTGATGGAGAGATTCACGGATGATACTTTCTGCGAGGCTTGCAAGTCCACTGTGG GTGtggattttaaaatcaaaacgGTGGAGCTGAGAGGAAAGAAGATCAGGTTACAGATCTG GGACACAGCAGGTCAGGAGAGGTTTAACAGCATCACTTCAGCGTATTACCGCGGCGCGAAAGGCATCGTGTTGGTGTACGACATCACCAAGCAGGAAACCTTTGAAGACCTGCCTAAATGGATGAGGATGATAGACAAG TACGCATCAGAGGATGCTGAGCTCCTATTGGTTGGTAACAAACTGGACTGTGAGTCTGATCGCGCCATCTCACGACAACAAGCAGAGAGG TTTGCTTCTCGGATATCAGGGATGCGTTTTTGTGAGGCCAGTGCCAAGGATAACTTTAATGTGGATGAGATATTCCTTAAACTAGTTGATGACATTTTGAGTAAG ATGCCTCTTGAAGTCCCCAGTAAGGTGCTGTCTAATAGCGTCCTGTCCCTTCAGCCCGAACCCGAAATCCCACCAGAGCTGCCTCCTCCTCGTATGCGCTGCTGTTGA